TAAAGTTAAACTCATATGTTTCACTAAATTCTATTTTTCTGATACAGTAATTTTCACCACTGAACTGATTTAGAAGCCATTTAATTGCTGGATCCCCGGGTTCAAGCCCGAGGACGACGATATTGAGGATTTTTTATTATGAAATTTTGTATTATTGGACTAGGAAGATTTGGTCAACAATTAGCAAAAAGCCTAGCTGAACACCAAGCAGAAGTTTTAGCTATCGATACCAACGAACATGAAATAGCAGCTGTTCAAAATTATGTTACACAAGCAATTTGCACAGAGATTACCGATGCAGCGTCTCTTGAAGCTATCGGAATTGAAGAAATCGACGTTGCAATTATTGCAATTGGTGAAAACGTAGCACAAGCAATTTTAATTGCAGCAATTATCAAAAAACGCTTTAAACATGTAAAAGTTATAGCTCGCGCAACATCCCAAACACAAAAAGAAATACTAAATCTTTTAAAAGTTGACGATGTTATCAGACCAGAGCAAGAAGCTGCTATCAATCTAGCAGACACTTTAAGCTCTCCATTTAAAAACCTAGCAAGACTTAGCAAAACTTTTTCAATCGGACTTATTCAAGTGCCTGAAGACTTTGTAAGCAAAACAGTTAAAGAGTTTGATCTTTACAATAATTATAAAGTTAACTGCATTGCCGTAAAAAGAGATAAAGAATTCATTTCTATCAATGAAAATTACACATTGCTTGACTATGATGAACTTATAGTCTCAGGAAAAAATGAAGACATCGCCGCCTTTGATAGAGATAAATCAAAATAACCATTTAAACTATCTAACCAAATGCTCATCATCATCAGAATCCTCTAATCTTTTTGGCCTTAAAAGCTTTTCTCTATTAAAAGCTTGCTCACCAATGAATGCTTTACGGCTTTTTTCATATAATGATTCTGTTGTTTCGCGCGCAGTATCTAAAACAGACCTTGCACCTCTTGCAGTCTGGCTTCCCAAACTATTTACTGCACTTTTCAACCTGGCAGTAAACGGAATTGACTGAGCGCTTTCACCTGTCTGAACAGCCACATTTCTAAACTGTTTATTCTCAACAGGAGATGATTTTACAACTCGTGGAGTTTGTCCAAATAAAATATTATTTGAAGATAATTTTACCAGTTGAGTCTCTGGCTTATAAAGTGTATCTCTGTTAGTCTTTGAACTTTCGCTAGAAATTATAGTATTTGATCGTCTCGATGATGCTTGGCTAAACTTTGACCCCCAAAACTTTACAGCTCCCTGTTGCTCAGGTGTTAGCCCATCACTAGAAACTTCTCTTGAGCTTGTAGACTCAGATCTTGGAGTTACAACATCTTCTGATAATTTAGAAAAATTTAATTTAGGTATTGTTGGTCGATTTGGCTCAGGCAAGACCTCTTCATCATTACTTTCTGTATCAGAATCAGTCTTTTCAAAATTAGATTCTTTACCTGCATTTAAATAATTTTCAATATCATAATCATTAAAAGCGCTATGTGAATAATGAAATTGATCTTTCAAATCAAACGGGATGGTTAATTCTGGCCAATTTGCAAAGCAATCAGCATCTTTCATTGTTTCTGAATCAGTTCCAGCCTTACTAATCATATCAAACAATTTATCATGCTGCTTTTTATAATAATCATATTCTTCTATCTGAACAGATGCTTTTAAGTGTAAAAACTCACGCGCGTCTAAATAATGATTGCCAGAATTAAATTTATCTAAAGATTGTTTAAGCTGAGACTTTTCCGTAAGATCTGACGTCTCTCTAATTTGACTATTTAGACTAACTACAATTTCTTTATCTAATTCTTGTATATGTTTTTCTAGCACCCAAGATCTATTAATAATTAACTGCAGTGTTTCTATGTTTTGATCAACGTTTTTTTGTTCTGGATCACTTAAATCATCATATTTCACATGAGACTTTAATTCTTGAATCTCTTCTGGAGAAATTTGATGCGGCTGTTCCTCATATGCCTGAGCATTACAAACAGAAGAAACAAAAAATAACGCTAAAACTAAAAGATTTTTTATAGAAAATTTCATAAGTTCCCTTACCTTTTTTAAAACTAACCCCTACATACCTTAATAAGATACTTAATTTAATCTTTAAAAATCAATAGTTCTTCACTTTTTATAAAAACGATTTATAAATAACAGTATAGATTTGTTGTCCAAATGCATAAAAAAGGTACTTTATGTTGGAATTTTTAACTTCAGATTTGATAGCGAAAATACTCATCGGCAATGCGATGATACTTTTAACTTGGTATTTTTTACTATTAAACCAAGT
This portion of the Candidatus Dependentiae bacterium genome encodes:
- a CDS encoding TrkA family potassium uptake protein, translating into MKFCIIGLGRFGQQLAKSLAEHQAEVLAIDTNEHEIAAVQNYVTQAICTEITDAASLEAIGIEEIDVAIIAIGENVAQAILIAAIIKKRFKHVKVIARATSQTQKEILNLLKVDDVIRPEQEAAINLADTLSSPFKNLARLSKTFSIGLIQVPEDFVSKTVKEFDLYNNYKVNCIAVKRDKEFISINENYTLLDYDELIVSGKNEDIAAFDRDKSK